A stretch of the Bacillus sp. B-jedd genome encodes the following:
- a CDS encoding ABC transporter ATP-binding protein: MLETNLTEKEQRNILFRLLTYTKPHKKAIIIAFSLLLLTTIGDIAGPYLVKIFIDDYLTPGKIEFEPLMTLGLIYMGIQVAKVFLLYFQLVKFQEIALKIIQQLRIDVFSKVQALGMRYFDKTPAGSIVSRVTNDTEAIKDMFVTVLATFIQSGVFLFGIFVAMFFLDVKLALFCTLLVPVILLVIRTYRKYSSRFYLDMRERLSQLNAKLSESLQGMPIIQVFRQERRLRQEFADINERHYQAGMKNIKLDGLLLRPAIDMIYILALILVLSYFGITSQKLAVEIGVLYAFINYLDRFFEPVNQMMMRLSLYQQAIVAGSRVFKLLDEEEYAPPQGEAGELKIRDGKIEIRNLSFSYDGKTDVLKNISFTANPGETVALVGHTGSGKSSIINLLMRFYEYNRGDILIDGVSTRDYSREELRRKMGLVLQDPFLFYGTVKDNIKLHDKEMPEDRVADAARFVQAHTFIEKLEDQYDHKVVERGAAFSSGQRQLIAFARTIATDPKILVLDEATANIDTETEEAIQTALEKMRKGRTTIAIAHRLSTIQDADQILVLHQGEIVERGTHQELLAQRGLYHKMYLLQNGLVDRVEDAVKHG; encoded by the coding sequence ATGTTGGAAACAAACCTTACCGAAAAGGAGCAAAGGAATATACTCTTCCGGCTCCTGACCTATACAAAACCGCATAAAAAGGCAATCATCATCGCTTTTTCCCTTCTCCTTTTGACCACGATCGGAGACATTGCGGGCCCTTATCTTGTCAAAATCTTCATTGATGATTATTTGACGCCGGGGAAAATTGAATTTGAACCACTGATGACACTCGGGCTCATCTATATGGGCATCCAGGTCGCCAAAGTGTTTTTATTGTACTTCCAGCTAGTGAAGTTTCAGGAAATCGCCCTGAAGATCATTCAGCAGCTAAGGATTGATGTGTTTTCGAAAGTACAGGCACTAGGGATGAGATATTTTGATAAAACGCCTGCGGGAAGCATTGTTTCCAGGGTTACGAACGATACAGAGGCGATCAAGGATATGTTCGTCACGGTCCTCGCCACGTTTATCCAAAGCGGCGTTTTCCTGTTTGGTATCTTTGTGGCGATGTTCTTCCTTGATGTGAAACTCGCGCTGTTCTGCACATTACTCGTTCCTGTCATCCTTCTGGTCATCCGCACATACAGGAAATATAGTTCCCGCTTCTACCTGGATATGCGCGAAAGGCTTAGCCAGCTGAATGCGAAGCTGAGCGAATCGCTTCAAGGAATGCCGATCATCCAGGTGTTCAGGCAGGAAAGGCGGCTCAGGCAGGAGTTTGCCGACATTAACGAACGCCACTACCAGGCGGGCATGAAGAACATAAAACTTGATGGGCTTCTGCTCAGGCCGGCAATTGATATGATTTATATTTTAGCGCTGATTTTAGTGCTGAGTTATTTTGGGATCACTTCGCAAAAATTGGCGGTCGAAATCGGGGTACTGTATGCATTCATCAACTATCTCGACCGTTTCTTTGAGCCGGTGAACCAAATGATGATGAGGCTTTCGCTATATCAGCAGGCGATTGTCGCCGGATCAAGAGTTTTCAAACTTCTTGATGAGGAAGAGTACGCTCCGCCACAGGGCGAGGCAGGAGAATTGAAGATACGGGATGGCAAAATTGAGATCCGGAATTTAAGTTTTTCCTATGACGGAAAGACCGATGTCCTGAAGAACATTTCCTTTACAGCCAATCCCGGTGAAACAGTCGCGCTTGTCGGGCATACGGGCAGCGGGAAAAGTTCCATTATCAATCTTTTGATGAGGTTTTATGAATACAACCGCGGAGATATTCTCATTGATGGAGTATCAACCCGAGATTACTCCAGGGAAGAGCTTCGCAGGAAAATGGGGCTCGTCCTTCAGGATCCTTTTCTTTTCTACGGCACAGTGAAGGATAATATTAAGCTTCATGACAAGGAAATGCCGGAAGACAGGGTTGCGGATGCCGCCAGGTTCGTCCAGGCGCATACCTTCATTGAAAAACTTGAAGACCAATACGACCATAAGGTTGTCGAACGGGGAGCGGCATTTTCGAGCGGGCAGCGGCAGTTGATCGCTTTTGCGAGGACAATCGCCACTGATCCGAAAATCCTTGTTCTTGATGAAGCGACTGCTAATATTGATACGGAAACAGAGGAAGCCATCCAGACAGCGCTGGAAAAGATGAGGAAAGGGCGGACGACGATTGCGATTGCCCACCGCCTGTCAACAATCCAGGACGCCGACCAGATCCTTGTTTTGCATCAGGGGGAAATCGTCGAGCGGGGCACACATCAGGAATTGCTCGCGCAACGGGGGTTATACCATAAAATGTACCTCCTGCAAAATGGGCTCGTCGATCGGGTGGAAGACGCCGTCAAACACGGCTGA
- a CDS encoding aspartyl-phosphate phosphatase Spo0E family protein: MLKQDLLSLIEKKRAELIQVACVNGLSSSIAIQYSQELDLLLNQYNQDFVQKIHAHS; encoded by the coding sequence GTGTTGAAACAGGACTTGCTCTCCCTAATAGAAAAAAAGAGGGCGGAATTAATTCAAGTCGCTTGCGTAAACGGCTTGAGTTCCTCAATCGCGATTCAGTACAGCCAGGAACTTGATCTTCTGCTGAATCAGTACAATCAGGACTTTGTACAAAAAATACATGCCCATTCATGA